A section of the Akkermansia muciniphila genome encodes:
- the rsgA gene encoding ribosome small subunit-dependent GTPase A: MPVTLQDLGWNDHFQRAFNAVAKPGWIPGRLIRETKINFTALLDGGEDVEAVVSGKLWHDAATDAELPAVGDWVAIDLGEAGDEAVIRAILPRQTCFSRKAPGKSSAEQVLGTNVDIVAVVTEPGTDFNPRRMERYFTLIRRSGATPLILLNKADLFSREEVKEAMQTLRELSPECSIISISALHNKGIKEFRKCLSKGQTISIVGSSGVGKSTLVNTLLGDEWLWTGEVNEVTGKGRHTTVARELVLLKHGGLLIDNPGIREIQMWTDEHTLRESFADLTELAHECKFADCSHGTDSGCAIRKAVEEGRLDKERYLNFLNLEDEIARLAKRQKKRQMNVERAGKRDRKVQARNYEDRVDLERRHKPNHRSHD, from the coding sequence ATGCCCGTCACTCTTCAGGATTTAGGCTGGAACGACCACTTTCAACGCGCTTTCAACGCCGTCGCCAAGCCCGGCTGGATTCCGGGGCGCCTCATCCGGGAAACAAAAATCAATTTCACCGCCCTGCTGGACGGGGGGGAAGACGTGGAGGCCGTCGTCAGCGGCAAACTCTGGCATGACGCGGCCACGGATGCGGAACTGCCCGCCGTGGGAGACTGGGTGGCGATTGATCTGGGAGAAGCCGGGGATGAAGCCGTCATACGCGCCATTCTTCCCCGCCAGACCTGTTTTTCCCGCAAGGCGCCGGGGAAAAGCAGCGCGGAACAGGTACTGGGAACAAACGTGGACATCGTAGCCGTGGTGACGGAACCCGGCACGGATTTCAACCCCAGGCGCATGGAGCGCTATTTTACACTCATCCGGCGCAGTGGGGCCACCCCCCTTATCCTGCTTAACAAGGCGGACCTGTTTTCCAGGGAAGAAGTGAAGGAAGCCATGCAGACCCTCCGGGAGCTGTCCCCGGAATGCTCCATCATCAGCATCAGCGCCCTGCACAACAAGGGAATCAAGGAATTCCGCAAATGCCTTTCCAAGGGGCAGACCATCTCCATCGTCGGTTCCTCCGGTGTGGGAAAATCCACGCTGGTCAATACCCTGCTGGGGGATGAATGGCTCTGGACGGGGGAAGTGAACGAGGTGACCGGCAAGGGACGCCACACCACCGTGGCGCGGGAACTGGTGCTCCTCAAGCACGGCGGCCTGCTGATTGACAATCCCGGCATCCGGGAAATCCAGATGTGGACGGATGAACATACCCTCCGGGAGAGCTTCGCGGATCTGACGGAGCTGGCCCATGAGTGCAAATTCGCGGATTGCAGCCACGGCACGGATTCCGGCTGCGCCATCAGGAAAGCCGTGGAGGAAGGGCGGCTGGACAAGGAACGGTATCTCAACTTCCTGAATCTGGAAGATGAAATAGCCCGGTTGGCCAAACGCCAGAAAAAGAGGCAAATGAACGTGGAACGGGCCGGAAAGAGGGACCGGAAGGTGCAGGCCCGCAATTACGAGGACCGC
- a CDS encoding phosphopantothenoylcysteine decarboxylase, which yields MRFLITAGPTREAIDPVRYLTNRSSGKMGYCLAEAAVHEGHSVLLVSGPTSLDIPHGVDFLPVESAQEMYDAVKNQAPYADAAILSAAVADYRPVFVPNRKIKKTGERMILELERTGDILGSMRTEFGFSGVLIGFAAETHDVEDYARGKLERKRCDMVVANDVSRRDIGFDSSENEVMLVYPDRTELLEKAPKTQIALRIIEHASRLAQEKGTSC from the coding sequence ATGCGTTTTCTCATCACGGCAGGCCCCACCAGGGAAGCGATTGACCCCGTCAGATACCTCACCAACCGTTCCTCCGGAAAAATGGGGTATTGCCTGGCGGAAGCGGCAGTGCATGAAGGCCACAGCGTCCTGCTGGTCTCCGGCCCCACCTCCCTGGACATTCCGCACGGCGTGGACTTCCTGCCGGTGGAAAGCGCGCAGGAAATGTATGACGCCGTGAAGAACCAGGCCCCCTATGCGGATGCCGCCATTCTCAGCGCCGCCGTGGCGGATTACCGCCCTGTCTTCGTTCCGAACCGCAAGATCAAGAAAACGGGGGAACGCATGATTCTGGAGCTGGAACGCACCGGAGACATCCTGGGTTCCATGCGTACGGAATTCGGCTTCAGCGGCGTCCTGATAGGCTTTGCGGCGGAAACCCACGATGTGGAGGACTACGCCCGCGGCAAACTGGAACGCAAACGGTGCGACATGGTTGTAGCCAACGACGTTTCCCGCAGGGACATAGGTTTTGATTCCTCGGAAAATGAAGTCATGCTTGTCTATCCGGACCGGACGGAACTGCTGGAAAAAGCGCCTAAAACGCAGATCGCCCTCCGGATCATTGAGCACGCCTCCCGTCTGGCGCAGGAAAAAGGGACGTCATGCTGA
- a CDS encoding cysteine desulfurase family protein, with protein MTPSRDWGSYEDVIYWDNNATTPLAPEVYAAMEPFLKERFFNPSAGYGCARLVREAVEEARADVAALLGAFPSEIVFTSGGTEATNAAFRQMAGERGRGIGVLSTDHDASLKTALALGHGRVCPVDREGRAVPEEWEAVCADGAAGVSFAWANNETGALQDAAALCSAARRHAVPVHLDMVQCAGKIPVNLHGMEVDYASVSAHKFHGPKGAGCLYRRSGAPLAPSLFGGGQEHGLRSGTENVPGIIGFGAAARAALRHLEEDAGRLARMRDSFESRLKAEVPGVTVHSGGMARIPNTSNLAFDGCTAEALMLLLEPAGLLCSAGSACHTLQPMPSHVLTAMGLSDGAVRSSLRFSLSSMTTEEEVAQAAALVASAVRKVRGVQSSRTGPVLVYKP; from the coding sequence TTGACTCCTTCCCGCGATTGGGGGAGTTATGAAGACGTGATTTATTGGGACAATAACGCCACCACTCCGCTGGCTCCGGAGGTTTACGCGGCCATGGAGCCGTTTTTGAAAGAACGGTTTTTCAACCCTTCCGCCGGTTACGGCTGCGCCAGGCTCGTGCGTGAAGCGGTGGAGGAGGCCCGTGCGGACGTGGCCGCCCTCCTGGGGGCGTTTCCTTCGGAAATCGTGTTTACCTCCGGCGGCACGGAGGCCACCAATGCGGCATTCCGCCAGATGGCCGGGGAGCGGGGCCGGGGCATAGGCGTGCTTTCCACGGATCATGACGCTTCACTGAAAACGGCTCTGGCCCTGGGCCATGGCCGTGTTTGCCCCGTGGACCGGGAAGGCCGCGCCGTTCCGGAGGAGTGGGAGGCTGTTTGTGCGGATGGTGCGGCCGGGGTCTCCTTTGCTTGGGCCAATAACGAGACGGGCGCATTGCAGGATGCGGCGGCCTTGTGCTCCGCAGCACGGCGGCATGCTGTTCCCGTGCATTTGGACATGGTGCAGTGCGCCGGGAAAATTCCCGTGAACCTGCACGGGATGGAGGTGGATTACGCCTCCGTATCCGCCCATAAGTTTCATGGCCCCAAGGGGGCGGGCTGCCTGTACAGGCGTTCCGGCGCTCCGCTGGCTCCCTCTCTGTTTGGCGGGGGGCAGGAGCACGGCCTGAGGTCGGGGACGGAGAATGTTCCGGGGATCATCGGCTTTGGCGCGGCGGCGCGCGCGGCGTTGCGGCATTTGGAGGAGGACGCCGGGCGTCTGGCCCGGATGCGTGATTCCTTTGAATCCCGCCTGAAGGCGGAGGTTCCGGGCGTAACCGTGCATTCCGGAGGGATGGCGCGCATCCCGAATACCTCCAATCTGGCATTTGACGGCTGTACGGCGGAGGCGCTGATGCTGTTGCTGGAGCCCGCCGGACTGCTGTGTTCCGCGGGGTCCGCCTGCCACACCCTGCAGCCCATGCCGTCCCACGTCCTGACGGCCATGGGGCTTTCTGACGGGGCGGTACGCTCCTCTCTGCGTTTTTCCCTGTCCTCCATGACCACGGAGGAGGAAGTGGCGCAGGCGGCGGCCCTGGTGGCCTCCGCCGTCCGGAAGGTGCGCGGCGTGCAGTCCTCCCGGACTGGCCCGGTGCTTGTTTATAAGCCGTAA
- a CDS encoding GNAT family N-acetyltransferase has translation MKIEHYQSKDETEVLNIWMKASEQAHAFAGVGFWCGLVEEMKQVYLPRARTWVCRAGGGVAGFACLVGEGELAALFVAPERQCEGIGTALLDWVKEHSKGMLTVGVYEENPRARAFYERGGFVEIGSRDDELTGSREYRLEWKRESNQ, from the coding sequence ATGAAGATAGAACATTACCAGAGCAAGGATGAAACGGAGGTCCTGAATATTTGGATGAAAGCGTCCGAACAGGCCCATGCTTTTGCAGGGGTGGGGTTCTGGTGCGGCCTGGTGGAGGAGATGAAACAGGTGTACCTGCCCAGGGCGCGCACGTGGGTATGCCGGGCCGGAGGAGGCGTGGCCGGATTTGCCTGCCTGGTGGGGGAAGGGGAGCTGGCCGCCCTGTTTGTGGCTCCGGAGCGCCAGTGTGAGGGGATAGGCACGGCGTTGCTGGATTGGGTGAAAGAGCACAGCAAGGGAATGCTGACGGTGGGAGTGTATGAGGAAAACCCCCGTGCCCGCGCGTTTTATGAACGCGGCGGCTTTGTGGAGATCGGCTCCAGGGATGATGAGCTGACAGGAAGCCGGGAGTACCGGTTGGAATGGAAAAGAGAGAGTAACCAATAA
- a CDS encoding DeoR/GlpR family DNA-binding transcription regulator, translating to MYLASQRKEFILKTLAEHGAARTIALAKQMKVTDETVRNDLINLEKRGFLKRVHGGALALTHKSLHEDIVTQDDVSIRIAKKAVQNIPASVVMFIDSSTMGYQICNHINSRDTHVVSNNPTLLTRLEGIPNLSFYCTGGRFDREALVYVGQEAAKAAGSLSIDMVVLTPDCYSPKHGAGYKNMLQSEFIKSVIPPDAKVIIATPSTSVANNPAFYTVAPSQISMLITDEALSPEMADQIEKSGVKVELA from the coding sequence ATGTATTTAGCATCCCAACGTAAAGAGTTCATTCTGAAAACCCTGGCCGAGCATGGAGCCGCAAGAACTATCGCCTTGGCCAAACAGATGAAGGTCACGGACGAAACCGTCCGCAATGATTTAATTAACCTTGAAAAACGCGGCTTTCTCAAGCGTGTCCACGGCGGGGCCCTGGCGCTTACCCATAAATCCCTCCATGAAGACATCGTCACTCAGGACGATGTTTCCATAAGGATTGCAAAAAAAGCGGTCCAGAACATCCCCGCTTCCGTGGTCATGTTCATTGACAGCAGCACCATGGGCTACCAGATCTGCAACCATATCAATTCCCGGGACACGCATGTGGTCTCCAACAACCCCACGCTGCTGACCCGGCTTGAAGGCATTCCGAACCTGAGCTTCTACTGCACAGGCGGACGGTTTGACCGTGAAGCCCTGGTTTATGTGGGACAGGAAGCCGCCAAGGCCGCCGGTTCCCTGAGCATTGACATGGTTGTGCTGACGCCGGACTGCTATTCCCCCAAGCATGGAGCCGGATACAAGAACATGCTGCAATCCGAATTCATCAAGAGCGTCATCCCTCCGGATGCCAAGGTGATCATCGCCACGCCTTCCACCAGCGTGGCGAACAACCCGGCATTCTACACCGTTGCGCCCTCCCAGATTTCCATGCTCATCACTGATGAAGCCCTTTCTCCTGAAATGGCTGACCAGATTGAGAAGAGCGGCGTCAAGGTGGAACTTGCCTGA
- a CDS encoding PPK2 family polyphosphate kinase, giving the protein MDTPPTDKTWRINAAAIIMDTDGYVLLGKDNGRNPYWHFPQGGVIKNESIEHALAREVWEEVGLRPSDYTIVSSLSGLRYKYPSSNRKVTRWVGQEQTYFLVRCKTRRPKTDLHRSPEFSKTKWIPLQNIKLEMFPKFKRKVIKDALEQFFGLDPSAKPSAVKTSSPASTASPTLTSHTMNRYLVPPGKKLRLKDYSPDDKSLFSGTKEESLIEFDKLREELQELQKKLFAQHKHRVLLILQAMDAGGKDGCVKHVFSRVDPQGLHVVPFKKPTIEELDHDFLWRVHKEVPSKGQIAVFNRSHYEDIIAVRVKKIFPDPVWKRRYKHVLDFESMLAEEGTVIIKLFLNISKAEQKRRLESRLQDPDKLWKFCMDDLDDRNRWEEFQTAYQDLIEKTSTPDAPWYIIPADRKWYRNLVVARLMVEKLRHLQLTFPTPNFDPASITIPD; this is encoded by the coding sequence ATGGACACGCCTCCCACAGACAAAACCTGGAGAATTAACGCCGCCGCCATCATCATGGACACTGACGGCTACGTACTGCTGGGCAAGGACAACGGCCGCAACCCGTACTGGCACTTCCCTCAGGGGGGCGTCATTAAAAATGAAAGTATTGAACACGCCCTGGCCAGGGAGGTATGGGAGGAAGTGGGCCTGCGCCCCTCTGACTACACCATCGTGAGCAGTCTCTCCGGACTGCGTTACAAATACCCGTCCAGCAACCGGAAAGTCACGCGCTGGGTAGGCCAGGAACAAACCTACTTCCTCGTACGCTGCAAGACCAGGCGGCCCAAGACGGACCTGCACCGCAGCCCCGAATTCTCCAAAACGAAATGGATTCCGCTCCAGAATATCAAGCTGGAGATGTTCCCCAAATTCAAAAGGAAAGTCATCAAGGACGCCCTTGAACAATTCTTTGGCCTGGATCCGTCAGCCAAACCCTCCGCCGTGAAAACATCTTCCCCAGCTTCTACCGCCTCTCCAACATTAACTTCGCATACAATGAACCGTTACCTGGTGCCTCCGGGCAAAAAACTGCGTTTAAAGGATTACTCCCCGGATGATAAATCTCTCTTCTCCGGAACCAAGGAGGAATCCCTGATCGAATTCGACAAGCTGAGGGAGGAATTGCAGGAATTGCAGAAAAAACTCTTTGCCCAGCACAAGCACAGAGTCCTCCTCATCCTCCAGGCCATGGACGCGGGCGGCAAGGACGGCTGCGTCAAGCACGTCTTTTCCCGTGTGGACCCGCAGGGGCTGCACGTGGTCCCGTTCAAAAAACCCACCATTGAAGAACTGGACCATGACTTCCTGTGGCGCGTGCACAAGGAAGTGCCGTCCAAGGGGCAGATCGCCGTCTTCAACCGCTCCCACTATGAAGACATCATCGCCGTGCGCGTGAAAAAGATCTTTCCGGACCCCGTCTGGAAACGCCGCTACAAGCACGTTCTGGATTTTGAATCCATGCTTGCGGAAGAAGGTACCGTCATTATTAAGCTATTCCTGAATATCTCCAAGGCGGAACAGAAAAGAAGGCTGGAATCCAGGCTCCAGGACCCGGATAAACTTTGGAAGTTCTGCATGGACGACCTGGATGACCGGAACCGCTGGGAAGAATTCCAGACGGCCTATCAGGATCTCATTGAAAAGACATCCACTCCGGACGCTCCCTGGTACATTATCCCGGCAGACCGGAAATGGTACCGGAACCTTGTCGTCGCCCGCCTGATGGTGGAAAAGCTCCGCCATCTCCAGCTCACGTTCCCCACTCCCAACTTCGACCCGGCTTCCATCACCATTCCAGATTGA